TGTAATTGATGTTAGGAACAAAGAGTTTGATAAAGCATATAACTTTATAAAAGAAATAAAAAATAATTATGATGCTGATATTTTGTTTCTTGAGGCTACTCAAAATGTTTTACTAAATAGATATAAAGAAACTAGAAGAAAACATCCTTTAGGGGATGATCTTTTAAGAGCTATAGAGAAAGAGATCTCACTTTTAAGTAAAATAAGAGATTTGTCAGATTTTATTATAGATACTTCTAATTTGAATGTAAATGAATTGTCAGCAAAAATAAGTGAGTTATTTTCTAAAAGACTTCAAACAAATTTAGTAGTAACTGTTCAATCATTTGGTTTTAAATATGGTATTCCTCCTGAGTCGGATATGGTTTTAGATGTGAGATTTTTAAAAAATCCTCATTATGTTGAAAAGTATAGACCATTGACTGGATTGGATGATGAAGTGAAAGATTATATCTTTTCTGATAAGAGGAGTAAGGTATTTTTACGTAAATTAAAAAGTTTGTTAGATTTTTTAATACCAAATTATATGAAAGAAGGAAAAAAGTATCTTACGATTTCAATAGGTTGTACAGGTGGAAAACATAGATCTGTGGCGATTGCAGATTTCATTTATAAATATATGCTAGAAAAAACAAATTTAAATGTTAATATTAAGCATAGAGATATGGAAAGGTGAGGTTATGATTGGTATAGTTATTTTGACTCATGGTTCTTTAGGGCTTGCATTGTTGAAAACTGCAGAAATGATTTTAGGGAAAAAGGATAAAGTAGAAATTTTACCTGTGCAAAGTGGTTCTTCGTTAAATGACATTGCAGGAGTTTTGGAGGAATGTATTATTAAATATAGAAAGGATGGGTTATTAATACTTACAGATATGTTTGGTGGGAGCCCATCCAATATTGCTATGGCGTATATAGGTGAAGAAAAAGTGGACGTTGTGACAGGCGTTAATTTGCCTATGTTGATCAAAGCATTAACTTTACGTGAAGAAACTAATGATGTGCAGGAGATAGCAAGAAAGGTTGTAGAGAGAGGTAAGGATAGTATAAAAAGGCCTGGTGATTTATTAAATGGGTAAACGCATAATTTTTCGTGTCGATGATAGATTGATACATGGACAAGTTATTGAAGGGTGGATTAAATATTATAAAATTAAGGATGTAATTATCGTGAGTGATAATATCGTTAAAGATGAGCTTAAAAAAACTATTTATAAAAGCATAATACCTGATAACGTAAGCTTAAGTTTTTTTTCATTAGCAGATTTTAAGAAAAATTTTAATATTAAAAAAGTGAAAAATGATTTGTTGGTTCTTTTTGAAGATGTGGATACATTTATGAAGGTTTCAGATATTTTATCAGATGAAATATATATAAATATTGGTTGTGTTGCTAACAGAAAGCATAAAATTGAAGTCTCGGATACAGTTTATTTAACAAAAGAAGAAATTTTAGCATTGTGCAATCTTAGAGAGAAATATATGGTTTATACAAAAAAATTGCCATGGGAAACAAGTGTAGATATTAAAAACTTTCACTATTTGGTAAAATGAAGTATCTATTTTTGTTTTTTTTATCAGGATTGATTTCAGTTGATAGAAACAGTGCTCTTAATATTATGGTTTCACGCCCAATATTAATTGCTCTTATAGTGGGCTTAATTTTGGGTAATTTAACTATGTGCTTATTACTTGGTACAATATTTGAGCTTATAGGTTTAATTGATTTGCCTGTAGGCACACATGTTCCGCGTGATGATTCTTTCATGTGTTATGTTGGATGTTTTATGGTAAATTTTGGTAATATTGACAATATTTTCAAGTTATTTATATTGTTATTACTATTAATTGCGGCATCTTATCCTGTTACCTTTACTGATACCCTCACTCGTCGTTTAAACCAAAGCATTTTTCTAAAAAATAAAATCAAATGGTACAATTTTCCTATTACAAGGGTTTTACTCTGGGGAGTATTAATTTCGTTTTTAAGAGGCGTGATAATATATAATTTGTTGTTCTTTGTTATATATTTTGTGTATAATCAGATTGTTACTATCAACTTAAACTATATGTTTGATAGAAATGTTTTAAATTATTTAATATTGTTAATATGTTTTCTGTCTGGATATTTGATTAGATTTTTGAGTTTTAAGAGTTTAGTGAAATATATAATTTTTGTTACAGGTATCATTTTTGGGTGGTTGATTATATGAGTAAATTGAAAAGGTTTATTAAAAGTTTATTTTACCAGGCGAATTGGAATTACGAAAATATGCAGGGGACAGGGTTTGTTTATTTACTGGATGAGATAAATAAAGAAAAAGAATTCAATGTGCCCGATAGAATAATAAAAAAGGAACTTAGCTATTTTAATACGCATCCTTTTTTGTTTATGTTTGTGGTTGGAGTATGGTTTAGAGAGTTTTTAAATAATGGTGATCCTGAACAGTATAAAAGAATTTATTCTTCAGCATTTGGTGCTTTGGGCGACAGTTTTTTTTGGCATGCTTTAAGACCAGCGTCCTTTGTATTTGCAGCAATAATTGCATTTTATAATCCTGTAATTGCATTGATATTTTATCTATTATTTTTTAATTTTTTTCATTTTTTCTTTTTGTATAGAGGGTTTGATATTGGCTTTACTTATGGTAAGGAGACTATAAGCTGGTTCAATAAGATTCTTTTCAATAAATGGTCAAACTATTTTGATATTATGACATCTTTTTTTATGGGATTGTTTTTGATTGTTATGTTGCATAAGAGTGGATTTGAAAATAATGTTAATTTTTATATAATATGTTTAGGTTATTTTTTGACAGGGACTGCTCTAGCTAAAAAAGTTGATGTGGTATTTAGTTTAATGGTAGTTATGATTGTGACTTTTGTATTAAAAATTTCGGTGGGCATTTAGTTATGAAAGAGAAAAAGCAGATTGAAGTTGAAATTATTAATGAATTAGGTATGCATGCAAGAGCTGCAGCATCATTTGTTCAGGAAGCA
Above is a window of Deferribacter autotrophicus DNA encoding:
- the rapZ gene encoding RNase adapter RapZ, yielding MKKDLSIVIVTGLSGAGKSTAAKSLEDQGYYTVDNIPLFLAEKFFQFAYDFNVEIPKIAFVIDVRNKEFDKAYNFIKEIKNNYDADILFLEATQNVLLNRYKETRRKHPLGDDLLRAIEKEISLLSKIRDLSDFIIDTSNLNVNELSAKISELFSKRLQTNLVVTVQSFGFKYGIPPESDMVLDVRFLKNPHYVEKYRPLTGLDDEVKDYIFSDKRSKVFLRKLKSLLDFLIPNYMKEGKKYLTISIGCTGGKHRSVAIADFIYKYMLEKTNLNVNIKHRDMER
- a CDS encoding PTS sugar transporter subunit IIA, encoding MLILSIEIWKGEVMIGIVILTHGSLGLALLKTAEMILGKKDKVEILPVQSGSSLNDIAGVLEECIIKYRKDGLLILTDMFGGSPSNIAMAYIGEEKVDVVTGVNLPMLIKALTLREETNDVQEIARKVVERGKDSIKRPGDLLNG
- a CDS encoding PTS system mannose/fructose/N-acetylgalactosamine-transporter subunit IIB, with the protein product MGKRIIFRVDDRLIHGQVIEGWIKYYKIKDVIIVSDNIVKDELKKTIYKSIIPDNVSLSFFSLADFKKNFNIKKVKNDLLVLFEDVDTFMKVSDILSDEIYINIGCVANRKHKIEVSDTVYLTKEEILALCNLREKYMVYTKKLPWETSVDIKNFHYLVK
- a CDS encoding PTS sugar transporter subunit IIC is translated as MKYLFLFFLSGLISVDRNSALNIMVSRPILIALIVGLILGNLTMCLLLGTIFELIGLIDLPVGTHVPRDDSFMCYVGCFMVNFGNIDNIFKLFILLLLLIAASYPVTFTDTLTRRLNQSIFLKNKIKWYNFPITRVLLWGVLISFLRGVIIYNLLFFVIYFVYNQIVTINLNYMFDRNVLNYLILLICFLSGYLIRFLSFKSLVKYIIFVTGIIFGWLII
- a CDS encoding PTS system mannose/fructose/sorbose family transporter subunit IID, producing the protein MSKLKRFIKSLFYQANWNYENMQGTGFVYLLDEINKEKEFNVPDRIIKKELSYFNTHPFLFMFVVGVWFREFLNNGDPEQYKRIYSSAFGALGDSFFWHALRPASFVFAAIIAFYNPVIALIFYLLFFNFFHFFFLYRGFDIGFTYGKETISWFNKILFNKWSNYFDIMTSFFMGLFLIVMLHKSGFENNVNFYIICLGYFLTGTALAKKVDVVFSLMVVMIVTFVLKISVGI